One stretch of Oncorhynchus clarkii lewisi isolate Uvic-CL-2024 chromosome 3, UVic_Ocla_1.0, whole genome shotgun sequence DNA includes these proteins:
- the LOC139387571 gene encoding complement C1q-like protein 4, with protein sequence MAPCSLPLLALACLFLLVTAQPTWGDQDIPSMFRQIMDTVAELKAKSDLKASVLAMKERMESMEKELQALKDIPKVAFAASLGGNGLQKAGDFNKKLVYREVLTNVGGAYNVETGEFTAPVRGVYYIRFTANAPTDVTLSSMLYKNGGKVILAAHESPSGEGSDTASNGATLLLEEGDSLQMMLWANTQVWDNANHHSTFSGFLLFPMPQQLKQ encoded by the exons ATGGCACCCTGCAGCCTTCCACTGCTGGCCCTGGCCTGCCTGTTTCTGTTGGTCACAGCTCAGCCCACCTGGGGGGACCAGGACATCCCCTCCATGTTCAGACAGATCATGGACACTGTGGCAGAGCTGAAGGCCAAGTCTGACCTAAAAGCCAGCGTGCTCG CTATGAAAGAGAGAATGGAATCCATGGAGAAAGAGCTGCAGGCACTGAAAG ACATTCCTAAGGTGGCGTTCGCAGCATCACTGGGAGGCAATGGACTCCAAAAGGCAGGAGACTTTAACAAAAAGCTGGTCTACAGAGAGGTCTTGACAAATGTTGGTGGTGCATACAACGTagagacag GTGAATTCACGGCTCCGGTTCGTGGAGTCTACTACATCCGGTTCACGGCCAACGCTCCTACAGACGTCACCTTGAGCTCCATGCTGTATAAGAACGGCGGCAAAGTCATTCTGGCCGCTCACGAGAGTCCGTCCGGCGAGGGCAGCGACACGGCGTCTAACGGAGCCACTCTGCTGCTGGAGGAGGGAGACAGTCTGCAAATGATGCTGTGGGCCAACACCCAGGTCTGGGACAACGCCAACCACCACAGCACCTTCAGCggcttcctcctcttccccatgCCACAGCAGCTGAAGCAATAG